One window from the genome of Crassostrea angulata isolate pt1a10 chromosome 2, ASM2561291v2, whole genome shotgun sequence encodes:
- the LOC128171598 gene encoding uncharacterized protein LOC128171598: protein MVSIVFGDRQNMFKTILCLNFWFLSSFAYVFADNREKVIRCIAGNVTMQFKPELVDGKEVKTYVWNKVRGVNKDPSFAKFEPSVSSQLEIYYNDEHQVQNRLIHYPTEPATLYLTNLRKSDQQQYTLALSYVDYIGTPTEYIIDLEVQDVCFEKPKEVGKCAVTTCYTGDNGVLKTPDGAKQTVMGYKQVKVCDEATSGNYLCCNAAGTCLVQPLQESTGNPVYSVMFI, encoded by the exons atGGTGTCTATTGTTTTCGGCGATCGTCAGAATATGTTTAAGACAATTCTATGTCTCAACTTCTGGTTTTTATCAAGCTTTGCTTACG tATTTGCTGATAATAGGGAAAAAGTCATAAGATGTATAGCTGGCAATGTTACCATGCAGTTTAAACCCGAATTGGTAGATGGCAAAGAGGTGAAGACTTACGTATGGAACAAGGTCCGAGGCGTAAACAAAGATCCAAGCTTTGCCAAGTTTGAACCTAGCGTTTCATCACAGCTTGAGATATATTATAATGACGAGCACCAGGTTCAGAATCGATTAATCCACTATCCCACTGAGCCTGCTACCTTATACCTCACGAATTTAAGGAAAAGTGATCAACAGCAGTACACCCTCGCTCTTAGCTATGTTGATTATATTGGAACACCCACAGAATATATTATAGACCTAGAAGTACAAG atgtttgttttgaaaaaccAAAAGAAGTGGGCAAGTGTGCAGTTACAACATGTTATACAGGAGACAATGGGGTACTGAAG ACCCCAGATGGCGCGAAGCAGACAGTGATGGGATATAAACAAGTGAAGGTCTGTGATGAAGCGACTTCAGGCAACTATTTATGCTGTAATGCTGCAGGAACCTGTCTTGTTCAACCCTTACAAGAATCCACAGGTAATCCTGTTTACTCTGTAATGTTTATCTAA